In the genome of Mucilaginibacter sp. 14171R-50, the window CCTGTAAAATTTCGGTTTCTCAGGATATTCCAAAGTATTGATTCGGCAGGAGTTTGCCTTTGTCTTAGTTCGCGGCACAGTTGTATTATGGACGGCATAGTGAAAGTTACAAATATTTCACCCTGAATTGCTAATCATAAATCACTGCGCGGCTATTTACTCACCCCGCGGCACTTCGTGCGCGACCCTCTCTTCGCCTGCGGCGGAAAGAGCGTAAGCCTCTTTTTCTTCACCCTCTTTGCGCACCAGAGAGGGTCGGCAAGCGCAGCGATGCCGGGGTGGGTAAACCCGCAAACTTTTGCTAATTTTGCAACACTAAATGAAATTTAATTTAACCGCACAAGACCCGCTATCTAAAGCCCGCGCGGGCGAGCTTACTACAGATCACGGGGTTATACAAACGCCTATTTTTATGCCTGTTGGCACAGCCGGCACGGTAAAAGCAGTACACCAGCGCGAACTGAAAAACGATATTAAGGCGCAGATTATATTAGGCAATACTTACCATTTATACTTAAGGCCCGGGCTAAATACCATAGAATTGGCCGGCGGCTTGCATAAATTTAACGGCTGGCAGGGCCCTATTTTAACAGATAGCGGCGGCTACCAGGTGTATTCGCTTACCGATGTGCGAAAGATAAAGGAAGAAGGCGTTACGTTCCGCTCGCATGTTGACGGCTCAAAACACCTGTTCACGCCCGAAAACGTAATGGATATTCAGCGCGTTATAGGTGCCGATATCATTATGGCATTTGACGAATGCACCCCCTATCCGTGCGATTACAACTACGCAAAACGTTCTATAGAGATGACGCACCGCTGGCTTAAACGCTGCTGCGACCGCTTTGATACTACCGAACCCAAATATGGTTACAGCCAAACGCTTTTCCCGATAGTGCAGGGATCGGTATATAAGGACCTGCGGGTGCGCTCGGCTGA includes:
- the tgt gene encoding tRNA guanosine(34) transglycosylase Tgt; its protein translation is MKFNLTAQDPLSKARAGELTTDHGVIQTPIFMPVGTAGTVKAVHQRELKNDIKAQIILGNTYHLYLRPGLNTIELAGGLHKFNGWQGPILTDSGGYQVYSLTDVRKIKEEGVTFRSHVDGSKHLFTPENVMDIQRVIGADIIMAFDECTPYPCDYNYAKRSIEMTHRWLKRCCDRFDTTEPKYGYSQTLFPIVQGSVYKDLRVRSAEVIASFEREGNAIGGLSVGEPAEEMYAMTEVVCDILPQHKPRYLMGVGTPVNILENIALGIDMFDCVMPTRNARNGMLFTKDGIINIKNEKWKNDFSPIEVDSDLYADTCYTKAYLRHLIHSGEMLGAQIATLHNLHFYMWLVTEARNKIINGEFYEWKKVMVNRLGQRL